From the genome of Marixanthomonas ophiurae, one region includes:
- a CDS encoding SDR family NAD(P)-dependent oxidoreductase: MKKNIIVTGTSRGIGYQMVPILADAGHNVLALSRNDVPISGLDISNCHCFPCDITDADDIEKVSEFVKEKWQHVDILINNSGYIVNKPFEKLTQGDFKDAYEVNVFGLAAITQAVVPFMKKSSHVLNISSMGGIQGSMKFPGLAAYSSSKGAVLTLTEVLAEEYKENGPSFNALALGAVQTEMLEEAFPGYKAPLSAKEMAEYIVDFALTGNKYYNGKILQVSNSTP, from the coding sequence ATGAAGAAAAATATAATTGTTACAGGTACCAGTAGAGGAATAGGCTATCAAATGGTGCCTATCTTAGCCGATGCTGGCCACAATGTGTTAGCATTATCTAGAAATGATGTCCCGATTTCAGGACTGGATATTTCAAACTGTCATTGCTTTCCGTGTGATATTACTGACGCAGATGATATTGAAAAAGTCTCTGAATTTGTAAAAGAAAAGTGGCAACATGTTGATATACTGATTAATAATTCAGGATATATAGTCAATAAACCCTTCGAAAAACTGACACAGGGAGATTTTAAGGATGCGTACGAGGTAAATGTTTTTGGATTGGCTGCCATTACACAAGCTGTGGTTCCATTTATGAAAAAAAGCAGCCACGTATTAAATATTAGTAGTATGGGCGGTATTCAGGGTAGTATGAAGTTTCCTGGTCTCGCTGCATATAGCAGTAGTAAAGGAGCCGTGTTGACCCTAACTGAAGTTTTGGCTGAAGAATATAAAGAAAACGGTCCGTCGTTTAATGCATTGGCTTTAGGCGCCGTACAAACTGAAATGTTAGAAGAAGCTTTTCCAGGCTACAAAGCGCCACTTTCGGCTAAAGAAATGGCTGAATATATTGTAGATTTTGCACTTACCGGAAACAAGTATTACAACGGAAAAATTCTTCAGGTTTCAAATTCAACGCCATAA